A genomic stretch from Desulfotignum balticum DSM 7044 includes:
- the tnpB gene encoding IS66 family insertion sequence element accessory protein TnpB (TnpB, as the term is used for proteins encoded by IS66 family insertion elements, is considered an accessory protein, since TnpC, encoded by a neighboring gene, is a DDE family transposase.): MITVPSDVKIYLALGATDMRKSINGLSIIASEQMKLDIFSGHLFVFCNRSRTILKILYWDRNGFCIWQKRLEKDRFKWPGTHKEVMNIGEKELSWLVAGLNIQQAHKPLKYSMIF; the protein is encoded by the coding sequence ATGATAACCGTTCCATCAGATGTAAAGATCTATCTGGCCCTGGGTGCAACGGACATGCGAAAATCCATCAACGGCCTTTCCATTATCGCCAGTGAACAGATGAAGCTGGATATTTTCTCAGGCCATCTGTTTGTTTTCTGCAACCGGAGCAGAACCATTTTGAAGATCCTGTATTGGGACCGGAATGGATTCTGCATCTGGCAGAAACGGCTTGAAAAAGACCGGTTTAAATGGCCCGGCACCCACAAAGAGGTCATGAATATCGGGGAAAAAGAATTGTCCTGGCTGGTGGCGGGATTGAACATTCAGCAGGCCCACAAACCGTTGAAATATTCCATGATTTTTTAG
- the tnpA gene encoding IS66 family insertion sequence element accessory protein TnpA: MGTETRQEKLEKLRKFWKTHLDKWEESGLSQKEYCRQHNLVYHRFGYWKARFKSRNLPVKFVQVASQPINPGPYVLKLNLPRGCQIEIPDDFSADTLKRILVTLQES; the protein is encoded by the coding sequence ATGGGAACAGAAACAAGACAAGAAAAACTGGAGAAACTCCGCAAGTTCTGGAAGACCCACCTGGATAAATGGGAAGAATCCGGACTTTCCCAGAAAGAATATTGCCGGCAGCACAATCTGGTTTATCATCGCTTCGGGTATTGGAAAGCCCGGTTTAAATCCAGAAACCTGCCGGTCAAGTTCGTCCAGGTGGCATCACAACCCATAAACCCCGGCCCATATGTTTTAAAGCTCAATCTGCCCCGGGGTTGCCAGATTGAAATTCCGGACGATTTTTCGGCAGACACATTGAAACGGATCCTGGTCACATTGCAGGAGTCGTAA
- a CDS encoding LysR family transcriptional regulator, whose amino-acid sequence MEFRQLEAFRAIATLGSFSAAAQKLHATQPAISSRLSALEDELGAELFDRKSRPARLTVTGHRLLRHVDRVFDATNDIRRIVGGASRHIDTARIGIPSALVSKWAAYLMTSIYKSNPQAKVELHIDRSTVLRHMLATGEIDFALVIGPIDEPKLISTPIARYDYCWIADRQTAEAGKLKSVEDTMGLIFTYSKDSIVFRALSNYLKEKGLASVELSGSNSTDAVLNLVSKGLGIGVVMTAAIESESLNTQKIHKLDLETDMIPDSEYWAIYRRDGDVLLGEYLVNACLGVSLSG is encoded by the coding sequence ATGGAATTTCGACAGTTAGAAGCATTTCGTGCAATAGCCACTCTTGGAAGTTTCTCAGCCGCAGCTCAGAAGCTCCATGCAACGCAACCGGCAATCTCCTCGAGGCTCAGTGCTCTCGAGGATGAACTCGGCGCGGAGCTGTTTGATAGAAAATCTCGACCAGCACGACTTACAGTGACGGGGCATCGCCTGTTACGTCATGTTGATCGTGTATTTGATGCGACAAATGATATTCGCCGTATTGTCGGTGGAGCATCCCGGCATATTGACACTGCGCGGATCGGCATTCCAAGTGCCTTGGTTTCGAAATGGGCCGCATACCTAATGACCTCAATCTATAAAAGCAATCCTCAGGCCAAAGTGGAGCTTCACATCGACCGGTCGACCGTCCTACGTCATATGCTTGCAACCGGTGAGATTGATTTTGCTTTAGTCATTGGTCCGATAGACGAGCCTAAATTGATATCAACACCAATCGCCCGATATGACTATTGCTGGATCGCGGACAGACAAACGGCAGAGGCCGGCAAATTAAAGTCGGTAGAGGACACAATGGGTCTTATATTCACTTATTCCAAGGATTCTATTGTGTTTCGTGCACTTTCAAACTATCTAAAGGAGAAAGGACTGGCCAGTGTCGAACTGAGTGGAAGCAATTCCACCGATGCAGTTTTGAATTTGGTTTCAAAAGGCCTTGGAATTGGGGTCGTCATGACTGCTGCAATTGAATCCGAGTCCCTGAATACTCAAAAAATTCATAAACTGGACTTGGAAACTGACATGATACCTGATTCAGAATACTGGGCCATTTACAGGCGGGATGGAGATGTACTTTTGGGAGAATATCTAGTGAACGCCTGTCTTGGGGTATCGCTGTCCGGCTGA
- the argH gene encoding argininosuccinate lyase, producing MRERLKEAPSKEIVKYLFGPSIKSDLEKSYYPLLEINYAHLIMLMQQGIITAETTVAILKVLKKMEEQGPSILSIDCNSEDLYSNIEAYIIKKIGADVGGRLHTARSRNDLFGTVTRMNSRTYLLRSCSQINELRLHILGLSKKHIHLIMPGYTCMQPAEPITLGYYLAAHLHALERDFSRLENCYERLNQSPLGSGAMAATTFDIDRELTAELLGFNGPTGNSLDGIASRDYVLEILSALSIFMIHLSRLSHDLYIWSTEEFSLIEVNGSVAMCSSIMPQKKNPVTFEHIKSKAAHLQAAYISASSCLKNTPYTQCRDSSMECLRYFWDSFFEVEASIYLLITTLKTIKINEKHALDRTFVDFSTVTELSNTLVKEVGLSNSLAHNIVANIVIHIIEQGQNPTNINSKLLTEISSKLTKKNISLSDEKIQLALDPVLNINSRKVTGSPCPSEVEIQLKRMEQKIKGDDKKISNYQNRLLQSKTNLHNRIKSLLKHYR from the coding sequence GTGAGGGAACGTCTAAAAGAAGCACCATCTAAAGAAATCGTTAAATATTTATTTGGTCCAAGTATTAAAAGTGATCTGGAAAAATCCTATTATCCATTGCTTGAAATCAATTATGCTCACTTAATTATGTTGATGCAGCAAGGTATTATTACAGCCGAAACTACTGTGGCCATTTTAAAAGTATTAAAAAAAATGGAAGAACAGGGACCAAGCATACTCAGTATCGACTGTAATTCAGAAGACCTGTATTCAAATATCGAAGCCTACATTATAAAAAAAATAGGTGCTGATGTGGGAGGACGGTTACATACAGCCCGAAGCAGAAATGATTTGTTTGGAACGGTAACAAGGATGAATTCCCGAACTTATTTGTTAAGATCATGTTCACAAATCAATGAACTTCGGTTGCATATTTTAGGATTATCTAAAAAACACATTCATCTTATTATGCCTGGTTATACCTGCATGCAACCGGCAGAACCTATCACTTTAGGATACTATTTAGCAGCTCATCTGCATGCATTGGAAAGAGATTTTTCCAGACTTGAAAATTGCTATGAACGGTTAAATCAATCACCTCTTGGCAGTGGGGCAATGGCGGCAACAACATTTGATATTGACCGAGAATTAACCGCTGAATTATTGGGCTTCAATGGCCCGACTGGAAACTCGTTAGATGGAATAGCCTCCAGAGATTATGTGTTAGAAATCCTATCAGCGTTAAGTATATTCATGATTCATTTAAGCCGGCTAAGTCATGATCTCTATATATGGTCAACAGAAGAATTTTCTTTAATTGAAGTTAATGGTTCCGTCGCTATGTGCAGTAGTATTATGCCTCAAAAAAAGAATCCCGTTACTTTCGAACATATAAAATCAAAAGCGGCTCACCTGCAGGCCGCATATATATCTGCTTCGAGCTGCTTAAAGAATACTCCATATACACAATGTAGGGATTCAAGCATGGAATGTCTCAGATATTTTTGGGACTCTTTTTTTGAGGTTGAGGCTTCGATTTATTTACTTATCACAACACTGAAGACCATTAAAATTAATGAAAAACACGCGTTGGACAGAACCTTCGTTGATTTCAGTACGGTCACAGAGTTGAGTAACACTCTTGTAAAAGAGGTCGGTTTATCCAATAGCTTAGCGCATAATATTGTAGCCAATATCGTAATCCATATTATAGAGCAGGGCCAGAATCCAACAAATATTAACAGCAAACTTCTTACCGAAATATCTTCAAAATTAACAAAAAAGAATATCAGTTTATCTGATGAAAAAATTCAATTGGCCTTAGATCCTGTTTTAAATATTAATTCAAGAAAGGTCACAGGAAGCCCTTGTCCATCAGAGGTTGAGATCCAATTAAAAAGGATGGAACAAAAGATCAAGGGTGATGATAAAAAAATTTCAAACTACCAAAACCGTCTCCTACAATCAAAAACAAACCTGCACAATAGAATTAAAAGTTTATTAAAACATTATAGATAA
- a CDS encoding TAXI family TRAP transporter solute-binding subunit has protein sequence MKKNIIGIAILVLFFFPICNSYSASNVNRISIGAGPQGASYYGWGAAWSNIMQKKIAGSSFSVEATGGPSDNIKLIQSGDIDFGWATTWLAGEAYNGKGWADKKYDKIRAIFPMYFSVLYIYTLEKNNINSISELEGKLVCTGNSGSTSDLAGNGVLKALKIHPKSISPISTNIGVNNLKDGLVDVNIGVSGVPAPFLLDLETTHEIKFIPLTTMEIRTIKKKYPYWSLGTLKKETYKHLQSDFKCIQFWNIALASKDLPDDYVYKIVKATFEARDQMVASNASAKNLIMDNILYSSVPLHPGALRYYQEMGVNIPNNLIPSEN, from the coding sequence ATGAAAAAAAATATTATAGGTATTGCGATTTTAGTTCTGTTCTTTTTCCCGATTTGTAATAGCTATTCTGCTTCAAATGTTAATAGAATTTCAATCGGTGCCGGCCCGCAAGGCGCTTCATATTATGGATGGGGGGCTGCCTGGTCCAATATTATGCAAAAAAAAATTGCTGGTTCCAGTTTTTCAGTGGAAGCTACAGGTGGACCAAGTGACAATATTAAGTTAATTCAATCTGGTGATATCGATTTTGGTTGGGCAACCACATGGCTTGCCGGAGAAGCATATAACGGTAAAGGCTGGGCTGACAAAAAATATGATAAAATTAGAGCCATTTTTCCTATGTATTTTAGTGTACTGTACATTTATACTCTCGAAAAAAACAATATTAATTCTATTTCTGAATTGGAAGGGAAGTTAGTTTGCACCGGGAATTCGGGCAGTACCAGTGATTTAGCAGGTAATGGCGTTTTAAAAGCATTAAAAATCCACCCTAAGAGCATCAGTCCAATTTCTACGAATATCGGAGTCAATAATTTAAAAGATGGCCTGGTGGATGTAAACATAGGGGTTTCAGGTGTCCCAGCGCCATTTTTACTGGACTTGGAGACAACACACGAAATAAAATTCATACCTTTAACTACAATGGAAATAAGAACAATTAAAAAGAAGTATCCATATTGGTCTTTAGGCACTCTAAAAAAAGAAACATACAAGCATCTGCAAAGTGATTTTAAATGTATCCAGTTTTGGAATATTGCGTTAGCCTCAAAAGATTTACCAGATGATTATGTCTATAAGATTGTGAAAGCCACTTTTGAAGCACGTGATCAAATGGTTGCCTCTAATGCTTCTGCAAAGAATTTGATAATGGACAATATCCTCTATAGTAGTGTCCCTCTTCATCCTGGTGCACTAAGATACTATCAAGAAATGGGAGTCAATATCCCGAATAACCTCATTCCTTCTGAAAACTAA